TGTGCGGTTGTTCGTGTTATCAAAACCAACCGTCGAGCGGAATACTAGGTCTTTCGTGAAGTTGTAACTGGCGTTGGCGCTCAAGTTAAAAAGCCGACGCTTGTCTTTACGGTATTCGTTTTGAATAGTCAAAACGGGGTTCGACAACGAACCAGAAGCCGCAAAGAACTCATCATCTACGTTTAGGTTATTAGGATCTACTGAGCCAGGGAGCAACGAAGCAAACGGCAGGTAAACAATCGTGTTTCGTAGACGAGTATTTGTAGTAGAGCTGGTGCCTTGGGTAGAAGTGCCTGAACCTGTAATTGATTGGTCTAAGAAGCGAGTATTGAACCCATAGCGAAACTTATCACTCGCTTTGCTGTCGAACCGGAAGTTTACCAGATTACGCGTGAAGCCCGATTGAATCTGAATGCCATCTTCATCATTATGGGTCAGACTCAAGGAATAGGTGGTACCTTTTCCACCACCTGAGATAGACAAGTTGTGTGTTTGCTGGAAAGCATCACGGCCAAATACTTTGTCTTGCCAGTCAATGAAAGGTGCTGTTCTTTGGAGACCTAGTGTATCGCTGGTATAGTTGCGAGTACCAAAGCGGCTCTTAAACGAATTTAGTGCATCAGCTCCTGCAATAGCTGAGCGTTCATAAGCATAGTCCAAGTAGTCTGACGTTTTTAATACGTCAATCGTTTTGGTGATGTGACGGAAGCCCGCAAAGCCATTGTAACTCACAACAGTCTTGCCTTCACGGCCATTTTTGGTCGTAATAATTACCACACCATTAGCACCACGAGCACCGTAAATAGCTGTAGCCGATGCATCCTTAAGTACGTCTACTGACTGAATATCTTGAGGAGACAGTACAGACAAGGCATTCTCCACTTGCACCCCATCCACAACGTAGAGAGGGGAGTTATCCTGCGTGATAGAGCCACCGCCCCGTACCCGAACCCGAATATCAGAGCCAGGTTGTCCCTCGGAGGCAGTTACTTGCACACCAGCCAAACGACCATTCAGCGCTTCCGCAGCTGAGTTAACCGGAACGTCTTTGATTTGCTGTGCGCTAACTGATGATACGGAACCAGTTACATCACGTCGCTGAACTGGCTGATAACCAATTACAACTACGTCATCAAGAGCCTTGGAATCAGGCGACAGTTGAACATCGATTTTCGTCTTATTTCCAATTGGAACATCTTTAGACACGAAACCAATATAGCTAAAGCGCAAAGTGGCATCTCCTTCGGGGATGGTCATGGTGAACATACCTTCCGAGTTCGTAGTAGCACCGATAGTTGTTCCTTTTACTACAACCGTAACGCCTGGTAGCACCTCATTTTTCTCCGTTGATCGGACAATTCCCTGGATGGCCCGCTGTTGTGCTGAAGCAAGCAGTGCAACATGCAGCAGCAAGAGCATTAGCAATAAATGTTTTTTCATAAAATAAGAGAAGGGTATGGGACTAGGTTGGAATTGATTCGCGTCGAATGGCTGGCCGCCAGATGGTCAAGGACAGCTTTAGTTAACTGATATTAGCTAAGCAAAACGTCCACCTTTGGTAAGTAGGAATCTAGTGTTCCAGGACGTAGAGTTGACAATCAGCAGCACGGGGCAGTTTCGGAAGTAGTCTTAGCTAAAACGTTAGCTGAATCAGCTGAATCGAATAGCGGAAAATAGATAAACTGAAGTTTTTGAACGTTAGACAAAGTTGCTTACAAGCCGAACTGCTTTATAGACCTTTCGAAAGGTTCAAGCAACGTGCCAACAACTGTGAGGAAAGTTTTTGGTCAATAAGATTAGTCTCCCAAAAAGAAAAAAGGAAGAATATTACTGTTTTTATTCGTGCAAACGTTATCGGGAACGTTGCCACGAAAGGTCACGTTAAAAACTTATTGCAGAAAAAAGCTGAATTTAGGGCCTCCTTCCTTTGACAGAGCAAAGTACCCTTCACTTTTGCACGTCCGGATTATTGTATTCTGCCTAGCCTCCTACCTTCCGCCAGTTGAGTAACTTCACTATAAAAGATATTGCCCGGGAGCTGAATATCTCGACATCAACCGTTTCGCGGGCGTTACGGGGCAGCTATGAAATTAACCCGGAGACGAAGCGTTTGGTCATGGAGTGTGCTGAGCGGTTCAACTACCGGCCTAATCCTATCGCCCTTAGCTTGAAGGGTAGCTCGAGTCGTGCTATTGCGGTTATTGTTCCGCAGATCGCCAACTTCTTTTTTGCTCAAGCTATCAACGGCATTGAAGCCATCGCCTACAATCGTGGCTACCATGTCATCATTTTCCAGAGCCACGAATCGTATGAACGTGAAGTAGCGAATGTCGAGCAGTCGATGGATCGTAAGGTCGATGGGCTGCTCATTTCGCTTTCCAGCGAGTCTGCCAAAATAGACCACTTAAAAGAGGTACAGCAGAGGGGCTTGCCAATCGTACTATTTGACCGAGTATCACCAGAGTTAGATGCTACCCAAGTAGTTGCCGACAATTTTGCTGGCGCCTTCGCCGCAACAGAGCATCTTATTAAGAGCGGCCGCAAACGCATTGCGCACCTGACCATCCCGCCATGGCTTTCCATCACAAAGGAACGCCTAGCAGGATACCAAGCCGCTCTGGAGCGCTACGGCTTACCTTTCGACGAGCAGCTTGTGCGCTATGGCACCTTCGGACCGAATGAAGTAGGACCGATGGTGGATGAGCTAATGGCCTTAACCCCTACCCCAGACGCGTTTTTTACGGCTAGCGACCGGCTGGCGGTAGGTTGCCTTACCGCCCTACGTCAGCGACATGTAGCTATTCCGCAAGATGTCTCACTTATCGGGTTTACTAATCTGAACGTGGCTGACCTCCTATATCCTTCGTTGAGTACCGTCGTGCAGCCGGCACAAGAAATTGGGCAGGTAGCCGCTGAACGGTTAATTGATCTGATCGAACGTAAGCAGAAAGCTGCTCCTATTAATACAGTAAAGCTTCCGACAGAACTTGTTATTCGGGAATCAACGAGACAAATGGGAGAGTTAAATTCACTATCCTATCTAAACCAAAGCTAGGTAGCACGGTACTCTACCTACAACAAGGCCTCCTCTTGCTTAAGCAAGAGGAGGCCTTGTTGTAGGTACTCGACGTATACCAGGCTATTTAATAGCTGCTTTCTGCTGCAGCGCCCAGGTAGCTAGGTCTTTGCCAGCATTGAAGTTTTCGTACACTGCTGGAATCTTACGGCCATCCGTGTATTCGTTGTACAACCATGGGTCACCAACTACAAACACAGTTCCCTTCCCCACTTTAGCAGTGGCCATAATAACGTCGCTGCCCTTCGATACCAATGCCTTGCCAGTGTTTCCCTGTAACCCAATGGGAGCTAGCTCCTTGATGTAGGCCGCTTTGGTATGTTTGAAGACAGCATTGCCCGCGGGTATGTCTACGCGTCCTTGTTCGAATTGGTCTCCTTTCACCATGTTCAGGCTCTTCGGAATGAAACTCATACCGAATGCTTTGGCTAGCTCATTGAAGTGCGGGATTTCGCAGTTAGAGGTATCGTTAGCC
This Hymenobacter sp. GOD-10R DNA region includes the following protein-coding sequences:
- a CDS encoding LacI family DNA-binding transcriptional regulator, with the protein product MSNFTIKDIARELNISTSTVSRALRGSYEINPETKRLVMECAERFNYRPNPIALSLKGSSSRAIAVIVPQIANFFFAQAINGIEAIAYNRGYHVIIFQSHESYEREVANVEQSMDRKVDGLLISLSSESAKIDHLKEVQQRGLPIVLFDRVSPELDATQVVADNFAGAFAATEHLIKSGRKRIAHLTIPPWLSITKERLAGYQAALERYGLPFDEQLVRYGTFGPNEVGPMVDELMALTPTPDAFFTASDRLAVGCLTALRQRHVAIPQDVSLIGFTNLNVADLLYPSLSTVVQPAQEIGQVAAERLIDLIERKQKAAPINTVKLPTELVIRESTRQMGELNSLSYLNQS